A part of Desulfotomaculum nigrificans DSM 574 genomic DNA contains:
- a CDS encoding DJ-1/PfpI family protein: MSDKKILMLVGDYVEDYEAMVPFQCLTMLGYTVHSVCPGKKSGDTVKTAIHDFEGDQTYSEKPGHNFAITYDFDRVVVDNYAGLVIPGGRAPEYIRLNEKVLNIVRGFAANNKPIASVCHGQQVLAAAGVLEGKLCTAYPAVKPDVVRAGATWGEINDTFTNAYVDGNLVTAAAWPGHPEWLRKFVELLGAKIEI; encoded by the coding sequence ATGTCCGATAAGAAAATTCTTATGCTGGTTGGGGATTACGTAGAAGATTATGAAGCAATGGTACCCTTCCAATGCTTAACCATGCTGGGCTACACGGTACACTCGGTATGCCCGGGCAAAAAGAGCGGCGATACTGTAAAGACAGCTATTCATGACTTTGAAGGGGATCAAACCTACAGTGAAAAACCGGGCCACAACTTTGCTATTACCTATGACTTTGACCGGGTAGTGGTGGATAATTATGCAGGACTGGTAATTCCCGGCGGCAGGGCTCCTGAATATATTCGTTTAAATGAGAAAGTATTAAACATTGTGCGAGGTTTTGCGGCTAACAATAAGCCCATTGCTTCAGTTTGTCATGGCCAGCAGGTGTTGGCTGCCGCCGGCGTTCTGGAGGGCAAATTATGTACGGCTTATCCTGCTGTTAAGCCGGATGTCGTCCGGGCCGGGGCAACCTGGGGAGAAATCAATGATACTTTCACCAACGCCTATGTGGACGGCAACCTGGTAACCGCTGCAGCCTGGCCGGGCCATCCCGAGTGGTTAAGAAAATTTGTGGAACTGCTGGGAGCTAAGATAGAAATATAA